One Luteimonas sp. MC1825 DNA segment encodes these proteins:
- a CDS encoding sigma-70 family RNA polymerase sigma factor, producing MTAPCHDRATDAGDRDLPLARAAAAGDAAAFEALYRRHAARVHGVVLRLAGWQHARAEDLVQEAFLRAWRALPQWRGDSAFGTWLHRLAVNTALMDLRARNARPGLDGDDGDVIDALAGADSAGHGTALALDLDRAVASLPPRARAVLVLFDIEGWSHDEIAMTLDMAVGSSKAQLHRARRLLRTRLGDFA from the coding sequence ATGACCGCCCCCTGCCACGACCGGGCCACCGATGCCGGCGACCGTGACCTGCCGCTGGCGCGCGCCGCGGCGGCAGGCGATGCCGCGGCCTTCGAGGCGCTGTACCGCCGCCACGCAGCGCGCGTGCACGGCGTGGTGCTGCGGCTGGCCGGCTGGCAGCACGCACGCGCCGAGGACCTCGTGCAGGAGGCCTTCCTGCGCGCCTGGCGGGCGCTGCCGCAGTGGCGCGGCGACAGCGCCTTCGGCACCTGGCTGCACCGGCTGGCGGTGAACACCGCCTTGATGGACCTGCGCGCACGCAATGCACGGCCGGGGCTGGATGGCGACGACGGCGACGTGATCGACGCGCTGGCCGGCGCCGATTCCGCCGGCCACGGCACCGCGCTGGCGCTCGACCTCGACCGCGCGGTGGCGTCGTTGCCGCCGCGCGCCCGCGCGGTGCTGGTGCTGTTCGACATCGAGGGCTGGAGCCACGACGAGATCGCCATGACCCTCGACATGGCGGTGGGCAGTTCCAAGGCGCAGCTGCACCGCGCGCGCCGGCTGCTCCGCACGCGACTTGGAGACTTCGCATGA
- a CDS encoding fumarate hydratase, with amino-acid sequence MTATAIRQDDLIQSIADALQYISYYHPVDYIRNLAAAYEREESPAAKDAMAQILINSRMCAEGHRPICQDTGIVTVFLEIGMDVRWDDATMGVEDMVHEGVRRAYAHPDNKLRASVLADPAGKRINTRDNTPGVVNFKVVPGSKVDVIVAAKGGGSEAKAKFAMLNPSDSIVDWVLKTVPTMGAGWCPPGMLGIGIGGTAEKAMLLAKEALMEPIDIVDLQVRGASNRAEELRLELYDKVNALGIGAQGLGGLTTVLDIKVKDYPTHAANLPVAMIPNCAATRHAHFTLDGSGPVMLDPPSLEDWPKLVHDTSKGRRVDLDTVTPEEVASWKPGETLLLNGKLLTGRDAAHKRMVGMLDRGEPLPVDFRGRFIYYVGPVDPVRDEVVGPAGPTTATRMDKFTEQVLGETGLLGMIGKAERGPVAIEAIRRHRSAYLMAVGGSAYLVSKAIKAARVVGFEDLGMEAIYEFTVQDMPVTVAVDSTGESVHETGPREWQSRIGRIPVVVEAG; translated from the coding sequence GTGACCGCCACCGCCATTCGCCAGGACGACCTGATCCAGAGCATCGCCGATGCCCTGCAGTACATCAGCTACTACCACCCGGTGGACTACATCCGGAACCTGGCCGCGGCCTACGAGCGCGAGGAGTCGCCGGCGGCGAAGGATGCGATGGCGCAGATCCTGATCAATTCGCGCATGTGCGCCGAGGGCCACCGGCCGATCTGCCAGGACACCGGCATCGTCACCGTGTTCCTCGAGATCGGCATGGACGTGCGCTGGGACGACGCCACCATGGGCGTCGAGGACATGGTCCACGAAGGCGTGCGCCGCGCCTACGCGCACCCCGACAACAAGCTGCGCGCGTCGGTGCTGGCCGACCCCGCCGGCAAGCGCATCAACACCCGCGACAACACGCCGGGGGTGGTGAACTTCAAGGTGGTGCCGGGCAGCAAGGTCGACGTGATCGTGGCCGCCAAGGGCGGCGGCTCGGAGGCCAAGGCCAAGTTCGCGATGCTCAATCCGTCCGACTCCATCGTCGACTGGGTGCTGAAGACGGTGCCCACCATGGGCGCGGGCTGGTGCCCGCCGGGCATGCTCGGCATCGGCATCGGCGGCACCGCGGAGAAGGCGATGCTGCTGGCCAAGGAGGCGCTGATGGAGCCGATCGACATCGTCGACCTGCAGGTGCGTGGCGCGTCGAATCGCGCGGAGGAACTGCGCCTGGAGCTGTACGACAAGGTCAACGCGCTCGGCATCGGTGCGCAGGGCCTGGGCGGGCTGACCACCGTGCTGGACATCAAGGTCAAGGACTACCCGACCCACGCCGCCAACCTGCCGGTGGCCATGATCCCCAACTGCGCGGCCACGCGCCATGCGCACTTCACGCTCGACGGCAGTGGTCCGGTGATGCTGGACCCGCCGTCGCTGGAGGACTGGCCGAAGCTGGTGCACGACACGTCCAAGGGCCGCCGCGTCGACCTGGACACGGTCACGCCGGAGGAGGTCGCCAGCTGGAAGCCGGGCGAGACACTGCTGCTCAACGGCAAGCTGCTGACCGGCCGCGATGCGGCGCACAAGCGCATGGTGGGCATGCTCGACCGCGGCGAGCCGCTACCGGTCGATTTCCGCGGCCGCTTCATCTACTACGTGGGGCCGGTGGATCCGGTGCGTGATGAGGTGGTGGGGCCGGCCGGCCCGACCACGGCGACGCGCATGGACAAGTTCACCGAGCAGGTGCTGGGCGAAACCGGCCTGCTGGGCATGATCGGCAAGGCGGAGCGCGGGCCGGTGGCGATCGAGGCGATCCGCAGGCACAGGTCGGCGTACCTGATGGCGGTCGGCGGTTCGGCCTACCTGGTGTCCAAGGCGATCAAGGCGGCGCGGGTGGTCGGCTTCGAGGACCTGGGCATGGAGGCGATCTACGAGTTCACGGTGCAGGACATGCCGGTGACGGTGGCGGTGGATTCCACGGGCGAGTCGGTGCATGAGACGGGGCCGCGGGAGTGGCAGTCGCGGATCGGGCGGATTCCGGTGGTGGTCGAGGCGGGTTGA